The Sesamum indicum cultivar Zhongzhi No. 13 linkage group LG2, S_indicum_v1.0, whole genome shotgun sequence genome contains a region encoding:
- the LOC105155649 gene encoding RING-H2 finger protein ATL56 — protein sequence MPISNQENHRRIYHRSPPQYLSRGQRKILLFLLKWIIMVVVIAIFLFFLGFAAVALFHLLLLSNTFNRRCTRFFHPNSAAAAAAEGLPPMQDIFPVVAYSVAAFPRGSDCAICLDSFEEGDECRNLPVCKHLFHAKCVDRWIGKKPTCPVCRTRVDLDPAGLAGSRIWEDDRWKRL from the coding sequence ATGCCAATTTCCAACCAAGAAAACCACCGCCGCATCTACCACCGTTCTCCGCCACAATACCTCAGCAGGGGCCAGAGAAAAATACTCCTATTCTTACTCAAATGGATAATCATGGTTGTCGTAATAGccatcttcctcttcttcctgGGCTTCGCCGCCGTTGCCCTGTTCCACCTTCTCTTGTTGTCCAACACTTTCAACCGCCGGTGTACCCGCTTCTTCCATCCCAACAGCGCCGCTGCAGCTGCGGCTGAAGGGTTACCTCCGATGCAGGATATTTTCCCAGTCGTCGCTTATAGCGTCGCAGCTTTTCCAAGGGGATCTGATTGCGCAATTTGCTTGGATTCGTTTGAAGAAGGGGATGAGTGTAGGAATCTTCCGGTTTGCAAGCACTTGTTTCACGCGAAATGTGTGGATCGGTGGATTGGCAAGAAACCCACTTGCCCCGTTTGTCGAACCCGGGTTGACCTGGATCCTGCAGGGCTGGCAGGGTCAAGAATTTGGGAAGATGATCGATGGAAGAGGCTTTAG